One genomic region from Microcystis panniformis FACHB-1757 encodes:
- a CDS encoding transposase, whose protein sequence is MKTENRIFSQVYSYLEQGSRFVDKRHLTVLSWMVTALLSSQSLNQARWEPFVQSRAEQANSYQRRWNRFCQNGRVAVEKIYIPLILKAIETWKEKGERLYLAIDTTLLWNQYCFVYLAVVCGGRAVPLMWMGLEHGSASLAFEKYEPLLDRAKGYLQGFENVMLLADRGFANQQLIQWLRKNTWHWCLRLPCDTLIYGVRRRGFGYEVRELYPPKRQACFDRNVQVWQEARITAHLALASVPGVKDNWAILSDEPPTLDTFWQYGLRFPIEHLFQGQ, encoded by the coding sequence ATGAAAACCGAGAACAGAATCTTCTCCCAAGTTTATTCCTATCTAGAACAAGGAAGCCGATTTGTGGATAAAAGACATTTAACCGTCCTCAGTTGGATGGTGACAGCCCTACTCAGTAGTCAAAGTCTCAATCAAGCCAGATGGGAACCCTTTGTACAAAGCAGAGCCGAACAAGCCAATAGTTATCAGAGACGGTGGAATCGCTTTTGCCAGAATGGAAGAGTAGCGGTGGAAAAGATATACATCCCCTTAATATTGAAAGCCATCGAGACTTGGAAGGAGAAGGGGGAAAGACTGTATCTAGCAATAGATACCACTCTGTTGTGGAATCAATACTGCTTTGTCTATCTAGCGGTGGTCTGCGGGGGGAGAGCCGTCCCCTTGATGTGGATGGGATTAGAACATGGTAGTGCCAGCCTAGCTTTTGAGAAATACGAACCCTTGTTGGACAGAGCCAAAGGCTATCTTCAGGGCTTTGAGAATGTCATGCTGTTAGCCGACCGAGGCTTTGCCAATCAGCAATTAATTCAATGGCTCAGGAAAAATACTTGGCATTGGTGTCTTCGCTTACCTTGCGATACCCTCATTTACGGTGTTCGCCGTCGGGGTTTTGGCTATGAGGTCAGAGAACTCTATCCTCCCAAACGGCAAGCCTGCTTTGATCGCAACGTTCAAGTCTGGCAGGAGGCTAGAATCACTGCTCATCTTGCTTTAGCCTCTGTTCCAGGGGTTAAGGATAATTGGGCAATTCTGAGCGATGAACCTCCTACCCTTGACACCTTCTGGCAGTATGGTCTTCGTTTTCCCATTGAACATCTCTTTCAAGGGCAGTAA
- a CDS encoding IS5 family transposase, with amino-acid sequence MFISKIMDYQNLSDEQFKRRFGVYKPTYRKMVESVKSVEADSNSPSKRGPKPKLSIEEQVLVTLEYWREYRTYFHIGTSWELSESTICRIVNKTEKMLLQSGNFRLKGKKALLNQAEIPVVTVMDVTETPIERPKKKQKDFLGGKRGYHTLKSQLVADQNTEEIICVFCGKGRGHDFSLFKKSRVRFHPLTTSIEDSGYQGIAAYHSNSYTPKKKSKNRKLTELEKEYNKALAKERIIIEPINRKLKIFKILSCKYRNRRRRYSLRVNLLAAIYNCELGIGIAAS; translated from the coding sequence ATGTTTATTAGCAAAATTATGGATTATCAAAACTTATCAGATGAACAATTCAAACGCCGTTTCGGTGTGTATAAACCAACATATAGAAAGATGGTAGAATCAGTAAAAAGTGTTGAAGCCGACTCTAATTCACCATCTAAAAGGGGACCGAAACCTAAACTATCTATAGAAGAACAAGTTTTAGTAACGTTAGAATATTGGCGAGAATATAGAACATATTTTCACATTGGTACAAGCTGGGAACTATCAGAATCAACTATATGTCGGATTGTAAATAAGACGGAAAAAATGCTTTTACAATCGGGAAACTTCCGTTTAAAAGGAAAAAAAGCTTTACTCAATCAAGCAGAGATACCGGTCGTAACGGTAATGGATGTAACGGAAACTCCCATTGAACGCCCCAAAAAGAAACAGAAAGATTTTTTGGGGGGTAAAAGAGGTTATCATACTTTAAAATCCCAATTAGTAGCTGATCAAAATACCGAGGAAATTATCTGTGTCTTTTGTGGGAAAGGTAGAGGTCATGATTTTAGTTTATTTAAAAAAAGTCGAGTTCGTTTTCATCCTTTAACTACCAGCATAGAAGACAGTGGTTATCAGGGAATAGCTGCATACCATAGTAATAGTTATACACCGAAAAAGAAATCGAAAAATAGAAAATTAACAGAGTTAGAAAAAGAGTATAACAAGGCTTTAGCCAAAGAAAGGATTATCATTGAACCTATAAATAGGAAACTCAAAATCTTTAAAATCTTATCCTGTAAATATCGGAATCGTCGTCGAAGATATAGTTTAAGAGTTAACTTGTTGGCGGCTATTTATAACTGTGAGTTAGGGATAGGTATAGCAGCTTCTTAA
- a CDS encoding AbrB/MazE/SpoVT family DNA-binding domain-containing protein produces MEPEGRLTLPQEIQQILNLESGDRLILTLEDNGTLQLVSLKNQVKKLRGLLSSHAKLITCPIELKPLRGNDRHV; encoded by the coding sequence ATTGAACCAGAAGGACGTTTAACTTTACCGCAAGAAATCCAACAAATTCTTAATTTAGAATCTGGAGATAGATTGATTTTAACTCTGGAAGATAATGGAACACTGCAATTAGTTAGTCTCAAAAATCAAGTTAAAAAATTAAGAGGTTTATTAAGTAGTCATGCAAAATTAATTACCTGCCCGATCGAGCTAAAACCCTTACGGGGCAATGATCGTCATGTGTAA
- a CDS encoding PIN domain-containing protein, whose amino-acid sequence MNKSVLDASAFLAYLRDELGAEIVENALINGCYISIINWVEVLSKIVDLGESPEEIIKRLRDEGLLQNSLEIIACNEEDAITIAKFRVLVMIR is encoded by the coding sequence GTGAATAAATCTGTGTTAGATGCTTCTGCCTTTTTAGCTTATCTTAGAGATGAACTAGGAGCAGAAATTGTAGAAAATGCCTTGATTAATGGCTGTTATATCAGTATTATTAATTGGGTAGAGGTATTATCGAAAATTGTTGACTTAGGAGAATCCCCAGAGGAAATTATTAAACGATTGAGAGATGAAGGATTATTACAAAATAGTCTAGAAATTATTGCTTGCAATGAGGAAGATGCTATAACTATAGCTAAATTTCGAGTTTTGGTAATGATTCGGTAG
- a CDS encoding IS630 family transposase, protein MINLEFTEEEKNSLYYERFHHPHPRVQLKMEVLWLKSQKIPHQKICQLAGISPNTLLTYLRDEQEGGIEKLKEINFYRPKSELESQKETLKKYFEKNPPATINEAVYRIEELTGIKRSPTQVRKFLKSMGMKCLKVGSLPSKADPDEQEDYKEKKLEPRLNEAKEGKRAVFFVDAAHFVMGAFLGFVWCFERLFVKSPSGRKRFNVLGALNAITHEVILVTYETYITATQVCELRSKIAALGLIIPITLVLDNARYQKCKIVEELALSLSIELLYLPSYSPNLNLIERLWKLVKKKCLYGKYYENFSDFSSAIYECLNDAHLKHKKELDSLLTLRFQKFNKSQIMNV, encoded by the coding sequence ATGATTAACCTAGAATTCACGGAAGAAGAAAAGAACTCACTGTATTATGAAAGATTTCATCATCCCCATCCCCGGGTTCAACTGAAGATGGAAGTTCTCTGGTTAAAAAGCCAAAAGATACCGCACCAAAAAATTTGTCAGTTAGCAGGAATCTCGCCAAATACCTTATTAACCTATCTTCGAGATGAGCAAGAGGGCGGAATAGAAAAATTAAAAGAAATCAACTTCTATCGCCCTAAAAGTGAATTAGAGTCTCAAAAAGAAACCCTCAAAAAATACTTCGAGAAAAATCCACCAGCCACAATAAATGAAGCTGTATATAGGATAGAAGAATTGACGGGAATAAAACGAAGTCCTACCCAAGTGAGAAAATTTTTAAAATCAATGGGAATGAAATGTTTAAAAGTAGGTTCTCTTCCTTCTAAAGCTGACCCAGATGAACAAGAGGACTACAAAGAAAAAAAGCTAGAACCCAGACTAAATGAGGCAAAAGAAGGAAAAAGGGCTGTTTTTTTTGTTGATGCCGCTCACTTCGTCATGGGAGCATTTCTCGGTTTTGTTTGGTGTTTTGAGAGACTTTTTGTTAAGTCACCGAGCGGGCGTAAACGCTTCAATGTTTTAGGAGCATTAAATGCAATAACTCATGAAGTTATTCTGGTAACATATGAAACTTATATTACGGCAACTCAAGTCTGTGAACTCCGGTCAAAAATAGCTGCTTTAGGACTAATAATTCCCATCACTCTCGTCTTAGATAATGCCCGCTATCAGAAATGTAAAATTGTTGAAGAATTGGCTCTTTCTTTGTCAATAGAGCTGCTCTATCTGCCGTCTTATTCACCTAATCTAAATTTAATTGAAAGGCTGTGGAAATTGGTCAAAAAGAAATGTTTATATGGTAAATATTATGAAAACTTTTCTGACTTTTCTTCAGCCATTTATGAATGTTTGAATGATGCCCATTTGAAACATAAAAAAGAACTGGATTCCTTGCTGACTCTACGATTTCAGAAGTTTAATAAATCTCAGATTATGAACGTCTAA
- a CDS encoding DUF4359 domain-containing protein has protein sequence MKLARLGGIVLGVVLGGIAGILLTTNPNRQDYEQYASQRLTSYLKDNVCARAQASLEVQALLRGYCKMLVDTGHPFLQEAIATHTTRKNFVIFSVYQTELWFPPPLPSYHFSTVGFLNKLYIYEALEL, from the coding sequence ATGAAATTGGCGCGGTTAGGGGGAATAGTGTTAGGAGTGGTTTTAGGGGGAATTGCGGGGATATTGCTGACAACTAACCCTAATCGTCAAGATTACGAACAATACGCTTCCCAGAGGTTAACTAGCTATCTTAAGGATAATGTCTGCGCTCGGGCGCAAGCTTCCCTCGAGGTGCAAGCTCTCTTACGGGGTTACTGTAAAATGTTGGTGGATACGGGTCATCCTTTTTTACAAGAAGCGATCGCCACTCACACCACTAGAAAGAATTTTGTCATTTTCAGCGTTTATCAAACGGAATTATGGTTCCCTCCCCCTTTACCTAGTTATCACTTCAGCACCGTCGGTTTTTTGAACAAATTATACATCTACGAAGCTTTAGAACTGTAG
- a CDS encoding isoaspartyl peptidase/L-asparaginase: MTRVNPKLIIHGGASSLEDKGGLESVRDSLRGIVKNIYNLLDNGASAVEAVTKGCMLLEDEPRFNAGTGSVVQSDGQVRMSAALMDGRHQRLSGVINVSRVQNPISLAQFLQSQEDRILSEIGAADLARELQIPLYDPLTDYRIQEWMEERKTNFNRKMARLFADSSAQRGTIGVVALDQQGDIAAGTSTGGKGLERIGRVSDSAMPAGNYANPWAGVSCTGVGEDIIDECLAAKVVIRVSDGFSLAAAVEKSMHESQTNGRDLGMISLDRQGNIVWGKTAEILLAAYHDGQAIGDTLEWHGENAGLIGHVAVG, from the coding sequence ATGACCAGAGTAAATCCGAAGTTAATTATTCATGGGGGAGCGAGTTCCCTAGAGGACAAAGGTGGTTTAGAATCAGTACGCGATTCTCTCCGGGGGATTGTTAAGAATATTTACAACCTCCTTGACAATGGTGCGAGTGCTGTGGAGGCGGTGACAAAAGGATGTATGTTACTGGAGGATGAACCGCGATTTAATGCCGGGACTGGTTCGGTGGTGCAATCGGACGGTCAGGTGCGAATGAGCGCAGCCTTGATGGATGGTCGTCACCAGCGTTTAAGCGGTGTCATTAACGTCTCGCGGGTACAGAATCCCATTAGCCTCGCTCAATTTCTCCAAAGTCAAGAGGATCGCATTCTCTCGGAAATTGGAGCTGCCGATTTGGCCAGAGAATTACAAATTCCCCTCTATGATCCCCTCACCGATTATCGGATTCAAGAATGGATGGAGGAAAGAAAGACGAATTTTAATCGCAAAATGGCCCGTTTATTCGCCGACTCCTCAGCGCAACGGGGAACTATCGGGGTGGTGGCTCTCGACCAGCAAGGAGACATCGCCGCCGGAACTTCTACCGGAGGTAAGGGACTAGAAAGAATCGGTCGCGTTAGTGACAGTGCCATGCCGGCCGGCAATTATGCGAATCCATGGGCGGGCGTAAGTTGCACGGGAGTCGGGGAAGATATTATTGATGAGTGTTTAGCCGCTAAGGTGGTCATTCGCGTCAGCGATGGTTTTTCCCTCGCCGCTGCCGTGGAGAAATCGATGCACGAATCCCAAACTAATGGTCGGGATCTGGGCATGATTTCCCTTGATCGTCAGGGTAATATTGTTTGGGGGAAAACGGCGGAAATTCTCTTGGCTGCCTATCATGACGGTCAGGCGATCGGTGATACCCTAGAATGGCACGGTGAAAACGCGGGTTTAATCGGTCATGTCGCCGTCGGATAG
- a CDS encoding FtsW/RodA/SpoVE family cell cycle protein, with protein MWQYIIPIFDPDVKNWSAEARLLRSMTFLWLLVGLVVLFSASYALADSRFDNGLYYFIRQLIWLWIGLIGFNFLVRLPIENLLKIAPWMILLVLGLILITLIPGLGANINGATRWIKIGPILLQPSEFMKPFLVLQGAAVFGGWPRLNVNQRLTWIAIFGLILAGILLQPNLSTTALCGITLWLIALASGLPLSYMTSSALLGVTMAVVSVTFREYQRKRILSFLDPWQDPRGDGYQLVQSLLAIGSGGTTGSGYGLSQQKLFYLPFPDTDFIFAVFGEEFGFIGGILLLIMLFLYATLALIVAVKCRHRIKKLVAIGAMVILIGQSLLNIGVATGSLPTTGLPFPLFSYGGSSSLASLFLAALLIRVAREENDSLERQTWQKGAGSREKKLMADG; from the coding sequence GTGTGGCAATACATTATTCCTATTTTTGACCCCGATGTGAAAAACTGGTCAGCCGAAGCGCGATTATTGCGCTCGATGACTTTCTTGTGGCTGTTAGTGGGGTTAGTCGTGCTTTTTTCGGCTTCCTACGCTCTGGCTGACAGTCGCTTTGATAACGGACTATACTATTTTATCCGCCAATTAATCTGGCTTTGGATTGGCTTAATTGGCTTTAATTTCCTGGTGCGATTGCCGATCGAGAATCTGCTCAAAATCGCACCCTGGATGATTTTATTAGTTTTAGGATTAATTTTGATCACTCTCATCCCTGGTTTGGGAGCGAATATCAACGGAGCCACCCGTTGGATTAAAATCGGGCCGATTCTCTTGCAACCGTCGGAATTTATGAAACCGTTTCTCGTCCTGCAAGGGGCGGCGGTTTTCGGTGGTTGGCCGCGTTTAAATGTCAATCAACGGTTAACTTGGATCGCTATTTTCGGGCTAATTCTAGCGGGCATCCTCTTACAACCTAACTTGAGTACCACTGCTCTGTGTGGTATAACTCTCTGGCTGATCGCTCTTGCCTCTGGTCTGCCTTTATCCTACATGACCAGCAGCGCTTTACTGGGTGTAACTATGGCCGTGGTTAGTGTTACTTTCCGCGAATACCAGAGAAAACGGATTTTATCTTTCTTAGACCCCTGGCAGGATCCCCGGGGTGATGGTTATCAATTGGTGCAGAGTTTACTGGCGATCGGTTCTGGCGGAACCACCGGCAGCGGTTACGGTTTATCCCAACAAAAATTATTTTATCTACCCTTCCCGGATACGGATTTTATTTTCGCTGTCTTTGGTGAGGAATTTGGTTTTATTGGCGGTATTTTACTGTTAATCATGCTATTTCTCTACGCCACTCTCGCCCTGATCGTGGCGGTTAAATGTCGTCATCGCATCAAAAAATTAGTGGCGATCGGGGCGATGGTAATTTTGATCGGTCAATCCCTGTTAAATATCGGTGTGGCCACTGGTTCTTTACCCACTACCGGCTTACCTTTCCCCCTCTTTAGTTATGGCGGCAGTTCCAGTTTAGCCAGTCTCTTTTTAGCAGCCCTCTTAATCCGGGTGGCTAGGGAAGAAAATGACAGCCTAGAGCGCCAGACTTGGCAGAAGGGTGCGGGGAGCAGGGAGAAAAAGCTGATGGCTGACGGCTAA
- a CDS encoding ISAs1 family transposase — protein sequence MESGHHRIETRQIWVVPVSQLPPLHRQSLWPGLTTVVMVRSVRQLWNKTTTEIRFFISSLAADAQKHAEVIRGHWSIENSLHWVLDVTFNEDASRVRLGHGAENLGLLRRLSVNLLKQEPSKMSLKMKRYRASMDDNFMVKILEASAVD from the coding sequence GTGGAGTCGGGGCATCACCGGATCGAAACCCGTCAAATTTGGGTGGTGCCGGTGTCCCAATTACCGCCCCTGCATCGGCAGAGTCTGTGGCCTGGCCTAACCACCGTAGTCATGGTTCGCAGTGTCCGCCAATTATGGAATAAAACTACTACAGAAATTCGCTTCTTCATCAGTAGTTTAGCAGCGGATGCCCAAAAACACGCCGAGGTGATTCGCGGACATTGGAGTATTGAAAATAGTCTCCATTGGGTACTCGATGTTACCTTTAATGAAGATGCCAGTCGGGTTCGTCTGGGGCATGGAGCGGAAAACCTAGGTCTGTTGCGCCGTTTAAGTGTGAATTTGTTGAAGCAGGAGCCCTCGAAAATGAGTCTGAAAATGAAACGTTATAGGGCGAGCATGGATGATAATTTCATGGTAAAAATCTTGGAGGCCAGTGCGGTTGACTGA
- a CDS encoding IS1 family transposase (programmed frameshift) yields MQCPECKSTHIRKNGINKQGKQNHICVTCGRQFIDNYEKQKGYDEKTKRECLTAYVNGMGFRGIERLKGVHHTTVINWVKSVGELLPVAYDPETIPEVGELDELETFVGSKKTKFWVWTAVDHFKKGILGWVIGDHSSETFRPLWELVKSWGCYFYVSDGWSVYPCFIAEGDHIISKTYMTRVEGENTRLRHYLARLHRKTLCYSKSTEMLGYSIRLLIHYLKFQEVPIPY; encoded by the exons ATGCAATGCCCTGAATGTAAATCTACCCATATCCGTAAAAATGGCATCAATAAACAAGGTAAACAAAATCATATTTGTGTAACCTGTGGCCGTCAATTTATTGATAACTATGAAAAACAGAAAGGCTATGACGAAAAAACGAAGCGAGAATGCCTAACTGCCTATGTTAATGGGATGGGATTTAGAGGAATAGAAAGGCTAAAGGGAGTTCATCATACGACCGTAATTAATTGGGTAAAATCTGTGGGAGAATTATTGCCAGTCGCCTATGACCCAGAAACAATTCCTGAAGTAGGGGAACTGGATGAATTGGAAACCTTTGTTGGCTCAAAAAAAACAAAAT TCTGGGTGTGGACAGCCGTTGACCACTTTAAAAAAGGAATTTTAGGTTGGGTAATCGGAGATCATAGTAGCGAAACGTTTCGCCCATTATGGGAATTAGTTAAGTCTTGGGGATGCTATTTTTATGTGAGTGATGGATGGTCAGTTTATCCATGTTTTATAGCAGAGGGCGACCATATAATTAGTAAGACTTATATGACCAGAGTAGAGGGTGAGAACACACGTTTAAGACATTATCTAGCCCGATTGCATCGCAAAACACTCTGCTATTCTAAGTCTACAGAAATGTTAGGATACTCTATTCGTTTATTAATTCATTATCTGAAGTTTCAAGAAGTGCCTATTCCTTACTGA
- a CDS encoding Uma2 family endonuclease, producing MTVEVKFNSFQLNDEQFFQLCQDNRDLRLERNAKGDLIIMPPTGGETSNSNAGITAQLWLWNNLNKLGVVFDSSGGFKLPNGADRSPDAAWIPLEKWQALTPQQKERFLPLSPDFVIELMSPSDSLETARKKMQEYLDNGTRLGWLINRKTREVEIYRQGQAVEILTNPESLSGENILSQFVLELDNIW from the coding sequence ATGACAGTAGAAGTTAAATTTAACTCGTTTCAACTCAACGATGAACAGTTTTTTCAACTTTGTCAGGATAACCGAGATTTACGTTTGGAACGCAACGCGAAAGGAGATTTAATTATTATGCCACCGACTGGAGGAGAAACCAGCAATTCTAACGCTGGAATCACTGCCCAATTATGGTTATGGAATAACCTAAATAAATTAGGTGTGGTTTTTGATTCTTCTGGAGGATTTAAACTACCTAACGGGGCCGATCGCTCTCCCGATGCTGCTTGGATACCTTTAGAAAAATGGCAAGCTTTAACCCCACAACAAAAGGAAAGATTTTTACCTCTATCTCCCGATTTTGTCATTGAATTAATGTCTCCTAGTGATAGCCTAGAAACTGCTAGGAAAAAAATGCAGGAATATTTAGATAACGGGACTCGTTTAGGTTGGTTAATCAATAGAAAAACTAGAGAAGTAGAAATTTATCGTCAAGGACAGGCAGTAGAAATTTTAACTAATCCAGAGAGTTTATCGGGGGAAAATATTTTATCTCAATTTGTCTTAGAACTTGATAATATTTGGTAA
- the accC gene encoding acetyl-CoA carboxylase biotin carboxylase subunit translates to MQFAKILIANRGEIALRILHSCEELGIRTVAVHSTIDRHALHVQLADESVCIGPPPSSKSYLNIPNIISAALTRNATAIHPGYGFLAENARFAEICADHQLTFIGPSPSAILAMGDKSTAKKTMQKAGVATIPGSGGLITSEAEAKRIADDIGYPVLIKATAGGGGRGMRLVKSADELGDMLKAAQGEAEAAFGNSGVYLEKFIECPRHIEFQILADSHGNVIHLGERDCSIQRRHQKLLEEAPSPFLTPHLRSKMGNAAVKAAKSINYVGVGTVEFLVDKHGNFYFMEMNTRIQVEHPVTEMITGMDLIREQIRVAQGEKLQIKQDQVIFRGHSIECRINAEDPDHNFRPHPGKISGYLPPGGPGVRMDSHVYTDYEIPPYYDSLIGKLIVWGENRETAIKRMKRALRECAITGVPTTIDFHRKILETPAFLAGDVYTNFIQEHLLP, encoded by the coding sequence ATGCAGTTTGCCAAGATATTAATCGCCAATCGCGGGGAAATCGCCTTAAGAATCCTTCATAGTTGCGAAGAATTGGGCATTAGAACCGTTGCCGTCCACTCTACCATCGATCGCCATGCCCTTCATGTTCAATTGGCCGATGAGAGTGTTTGTATTGGTCCGCCTCCGAGCAGCAAAAGTTACTTAAACATCCCTAATATCATCTCGGCTGCCCTAACACGCAACGCCACGGCCATCCATCCTGGTTACGGTTTTTTGGCAGAAAACGCCCGCTTTGCCGAAATTTGTGCCGATCATCAGTTAACTTTTATCGGTCCGTCTCCCAGTGCTATTCTGGCTATGGGCGATAAATCTACCGCTAAAAAAACCATGCAAAAAGCGGGAGTTGCCACTATCCCCGGCAGTGGTGGTTTAATTACCTCGGAAGCGGAAGCAAAGCGTATCGCTGATGACATCGGTTATCCTGTCCTGATTAAAGCCACTGCTGGCGGTGGAGGGCGTGGGATGCGTCTTGTCAAGAGTGCAGATGAACTAGGTGATATGTTAAAAGCCGCCCAAGGCGAAGCAGAAGCGGCTTTTGGCAATTCGGGAGTATATCTAGAAAAATTTATCGAATGTCCCCGACATATCGAGTTTCAGATTTTGGCCGATAGTCACGGTAACGTAATCCATTTAGGAGAAAGAGACTGTTCGATTCAGCGACGACACCAAAAACTGCTAGAAGAGGCACCTAGCCCCTTCTTAACGCCCCATTTACGCTCAAAAATGGGTAATGCCGCCGTTAAAGCCGCTAAATCGATTAATTACGTCGGGGTGGGAACCGTGGAATTTTTAGTCGATAAACACGGTAATTTTTACTTCATGGAAATGAACACCCGTATTCAGGTGGAACACCCGGTCACGGAGATGATCACGGGGATGGACCTGATCCGAGAACAAATTCGGGTGGCACAGGGCGAAAAACTGCAAATTAAGCAAGATCAGGTGATATTTAGAGGGCATTCGATCGAGTGTCGCATTAATGCCGAGGATCCCGATCACAATTTTCGTCCTCACCCCGGCAAAATTAGCGGTTATCTGCCCCCCGGTGGCCCTGGTGTCCGCATGGATTCCCACGTTTACACCGATTACGAAATCCCCCCCTATTACGATTCCCTAATCGGTAAGTTAATTGTCTGGGGAGAAAATCGCGAAACTGCCATTAAACGCATGAAACGCGCCCTACGGGAATGTGCGATCACGGGAGTACCGACGACTATTGATTTCCATCGTAAAATACTGGAAACTCCCGCCTTTTTAGCTGGAGATGTTTACACTAATTTCATCCAGGAACATCTCTTGCCCTAG
- the hisD gene encoding histidinol dehydrogenase, with protein sequence MLRIITEPWSARTELRRIRERFDDPEIREKESLVREIVDQVRLSGDRSLVDYTQKFYQQSLNLQQLKVSGSELDAAYQQVSQDLLNAIAVACAKMEAFHRQRLPKAWVQFPEDGTVRGKRYQPVNSVGIVVPDGKRAYLSLLLQQAIPAKIAGVKRIVMVSPADEDLRIHPAILVAAQSVGISEIYRVAGPQAIAALAYGTKTIAPVEMIAGIGDFYTNLAKKLVSDHVKIDYLSITSDLVIIADNQANPRQLALDLLAQAEQYSLAAAILLTTDKALALIVQEEVQKQLQIHPQRLLTEKAIAHYGLIVVVESLEKAIELSNLFAPTHLSLMIDEPWEKLSSVRQSGTILLGSTTPKAVADYLGCPVGVETFLDSATLIEYPADSFASIAHNLQILAQAEGFTATDAGIESRGQDKN encoded by the coding sequence ATGTTGCGAATTATCACAGAGCCATGGTCAGCCAGAACGGAACTGAGACGAATTCGGGAACGGTTCGACGATCCGGAAATTCGGGAAAAAGAATCGCTTGTCCGAGAGATTGTCGATCAGGTGCGACTTTCTGGCGATCGCTCGTTGGTGGATTACACACAAAAATTCTACCAACAGTCCCTTAATCTACAACAACTTAAGGTGAGTGGCTCGGAACTCGATGCTGCTTATCAACAGGTGTCGCAGGATTTATTAAATGCGATCGCTGTTGCCTGTGCAAAAATGGAGGCTTTTCACCGTCAGCGTCTTCCCAAAGCTTGGGTGCAGTTTCCTGAAGATGGTACGGTTCGGGGGAAACGCTATCAACCGGTTAACAGTGTGGGAATTGTCGTTCCTGATGGTAAACGAGCCTATCTCAGTTTATTGCTCCAACAGGCGATTCCTGCCAAAATAGCGGGGGTTAAACGGATTGTCATGGTATCTCCTGCTGATGAGGATTTACGCATCCATCCGGCGATTTTAGTGGCAGCCCAATCGGTGGGTATTAGTGAAATTTATCGGGTGGCTGGACCACAAGCGATCGCTGCTTTAGCCTACGGCACAAAAACGATCGCTCCTGTGGAGATGATTGCTGGAATAGGTGATTTTTATACTAATTTGGCTAAAAAACTGGTTTCTGACCATGTAAAAATCGATTATCTCTCTATTACTTCTGATTTGGTTATTATTGCCGATAATCAGGCTAATCCCAGACAGTTGGCCCTAGATCTATTAGCGCAAGCGGAACAGTATTCCCTAGCGGCTGCGATTTTATTGACGACGGATAAGGCTTTAGCTTTAATAGTACAGGAAGAAGTACAAAAACAGTTACAGATACATCCCCAGAGATTGTTAACGGAAAAAGCGATCGCTCATTATGGTTTAATCGTGGTGGTGGAGTCATTGGAAAAAGCGATCGAATTATCGAATCTTTTTGCTCCCACCCATTTATCCTTAATGATCGATGAACCTTGGGAAAAGCTATCTTCTGTGAGACAATCGGGAACTATTCTCCTCGGTTCTACTACTCCAAAAGCGGTGGCTGATTATTTGGGTTGTCCCGTGGGAGTGGAAACTTTTCTCGATTCCGCTACTTTGATCGAATATCCTGCCGATTCTTTCGCCTCCATAGCCCATAATCTACAAATATTAGCCCAAGCGGAGGGCTTTACGGCAACGGATGCGGGTATAGAATCCCGAGGCCAGGACAAGAACTAG